A window of the Citrus sinensis cultivar Valencia sweet orange chromosome 9, DVS_A1.0, whole genome shotgun sequence genome harbors these coding sequences:
- the LOC127899923 gene encoding uncharacterized protein LOC127899923, with translation MTTINPRKPPDVNETYAALSIEEEDEGGLIITGEDVEDGRDGRIDFRYCLVGRFLTDKVINFPAMKNTMAALWRPGKGICIKYLSPTLFLFQFFHEIDIRRVLESGPWTFDQHILLVKRLGELEQPHAVPLYHTSFWIQIYNLPIDFLSEKVLQNIRDYIGEFQASDENNLMGVWRNYMCIRVSIDVRKPLKRRMRLKKSGGEWFWIDFKYEHLQVFCFICGLLGHTEGNARPYTIVLKVTS, from the coding sequence ATGACGACCATAAACCCTAGAAAACCACCGGACGTGAATGAGACTTATGCTGCTTTGTctattgaagaagaagatgagggGGGTCTTATAATCACGGGTGAAGATGTTGAAGATGGGAGAGATGGAAGGATTGATTTTCGATATTGCTTGGTGGGAAGATTCTTAACGGACAAGGTTATCAATTTTCCGGCTATGAAAAATACAATGGCAGCTCTCTGGCGGCCGGGGAAAGGGATTTGTATTAAGTATTTATCACCCACATTATTcctatttcaattttttcatgaaattgaCATTAGGAGAGTTCTTGAATCAGGACCTTGGACGTTTGACCAACACATATTACTTGTCAAGCGATTGGGCGAATTAGAACAACCTCATGCCGTGCCGTTATACCACACATCTTTCTGGATCCAGATTTATAATTTACCGATCGACTTTCTTTCAGAAAAGGTGTTGCAGAATATCAGAGACTATATTGGTGAATTTCAGGCATCCGACGAGAATAATTTAATGGGTGTTTGGAGAAATTATATGTGTATAAGGGTGTCTATTGATGTTAGGAAGCCTCTTAAGCGCCGCATGCGACTGAAGAAATCAGGTGGAGAGTGGTTTTGGATAGATTTCAAGTATGAGCATCTCCaagttttttgtttcatatgtGGATTGCTGGGTCATACCGAAGGCAATGCCCGTCCTTATACGATTGTCCTGAAGGTGACATCATAA